From a single Cotesia glomerata isolate CgM1 linkage group LG6, MPM_Cglom_v2.3, whole genome shotgun sequence genomic region:
- the LOC123267852 gene encoding uncharacterized protein LOC123267852 codes for MLLKILISSIFSLLFFLHFLHGFNIKVSSKEENLQVDLTTNLMKQCYPTVKSIYLITDSQENSLYLNFYTVIGTITLFEQSKNFTSNLKKKSPISSVIISLRSSSKLEEALVDAKWRAFNQFFIILDGGGTNNGCYNAQYFLMEAWRNDILKAVFLCWNYQKQIPQLYSFNPFNSYAPMSWEKVAVVSAINGHPWTLFVQNYDTGIATCESLFFGRTSDLGRYIIKFGLFNLPPFLSYKNISGVATINGYDYEIIKLLVKELNATLVIDQIAAFLGRFDNATSRGLLWRVAKGQVDLTMNSLILRAISKSAEITYPFHGAELFAISQHRLSPGHDSQLFSFLPPSIFALLFITCILVFFLLLYLFKDPYSRNIVAIVLLLLNLPTPSTPITTNGRIIFGATLLGFTITNVIIQAKMNTVMSILNTEQNIENIEDINNLNYTVLTRRGILSQTLEANGVTNIKLVPHYISCSQLERHEAFVGVEYILRTHLTDTCHLSKHPIVPGLFVSYYTRSNWPIYPKMNKKLLMLFEGDLTRYISEKVLREYCVPNFQEVERYQVITLQHMEYAFYFFVGSSLMSLIVFFVELVIDID; via the exons ATGTTgcttaaaatattaatcagtAGCATTTTCAGTTTGCTATTCTTTCTTCATTTTCTTCATGGGTTCAACATAAAAGTGTCTTCAAAAGAAGAGAACTTGCAAGTTGACTTAACG ACGAATCTGATGAAACAATGTTATCCCACCGTAAAATCAATTTATCTGATCACAGACTCACAAGAAAATTCACTATACCTTAATTTCTACACCGTGATTGGAACAATAACCCTTTTCGAGCAGTCAAAAAACTTTACCAGCAATCTCAAGAAAAAATCACCGATTTCTTCAGTGATCATCTCATTGAGATCATCTTCAAAACTTGAGGAAGCTCTTGTTGACGCAAAATGGCGGGCCTTCAACCAGTTCTTCATAATCCTGGATGGGGGTGGCACTAACAATGGCTGCTACAATGCGCAGTATTTTTTGATGGAGGCTTGGAGAAACGATATTCTCAAAGCTGTTTTCCTGTGCTGGAACTATCAAAAACAAATTCCTCAACTCTACAGTTTCAACCCGTTCAACAGTTATGCACCAATGTCCTGGGAAAAAGTAGCAGTAGTATCGGCAATTAATGGCCATCCTTGGACCTTGTTTGTTCagaactacgatacag gtatTGCAACATGCGAAAGTCTCTTTTTTGGCAGGACTAGCGATCTTGGAAGATACATAATCAAATTTGGTCTGTTCAACCTTCCTCCTTTTCTgtcttacaaaaatataagtggAGTTGCGACTATCAATGGGTATGATTACGAAATCATAAAACTTCTCGTTAAAGAATTGAACGCAACGTTAGTTATTGATCAAATAGCAGCTTTCTTGGGACGCTTCGACAATGCGACTAGCAGAGGATTGCTATGGCGAGTGGCCAAAGGACAAGTTGACTTGACGATGAATTCACTCATCCTAAGAGCTATTTCTAAAAGCGCGGAGATAACGTACCCATTTCATGGCGCTGAGCTTTTTGCAATATCGCAACACCGGCTGTCACCTGGGCATGATAGTCAGTTATTTTCGTTTCTCCCACCATCTATATTTGCATTACTATTTATCACATGTATCTTGGTGTTCTTCTTGTTACTGTACCTCTTCAAAGATCCCTATTCGAGAAACATTGTAGCTATTGTCCTTCTTTTATTGAATTTGCCGACCCCTTCAACGCCAATTACCACCAACGGAAGGATCATTTTTGGCGCAACGTTGCTTGGCTTCACAATTACCAACGTTATAATACAAGCAAAAATGAACACCGTGATGTCGATCCTAAATACTGAGcaaaatatcgaaaatattgAAGACATCAATAATTTGAACTATACTGTGCTCACTCGCCGCGGGATTTTATCTCAAACATTAGAAGCTAATGGCGTTACTAACATCAAGCTGGTTCCGCATTACATAAGCTGTTCTCAGCTAGAAAGACATGAAGCATTTGTTGGGGTAGAGTATATTCTTCGGACACATCTCACTGATACTTGCCATTTGTCAAAGCATCCTATCGTGCCAGGATTATTTGTTTCTTACTATACGCGCAGCAATTGGCCGATTTACCCTAAAATGAACAAGAAGTTATTGATGTTGTTTGAAGGAGACTTGACGCGTTATATATCTGAAAAGGTTTTGAGGGAGTATTGCGTACCTAACTTTCAAGAAGTCGAACGTTATCAAGTGATAACGTTGCAGCACATGGAATAtgcgttttatttttttgttggtAGCAGTTTGATGTCattgattgtttttttcgtaGAGTTGGTTATAGATATAGattaa